The Pelmatolapia mariae isolate MD_Pm_ZW linkage group LG10_11, Pm_UMD_F_2, whole genome shotgun sequence genome includes a region encoding these proteins:
- the p2rx1 gene encoding P2X purinoceptor 1 isoform X4, translating into MLHHTLSCGLPARGWVFIYEKGYQSTDTAVSSVFTKMKGVGYTNDSGGERVWDVADYVFPSQGDSSFVVMTNYIMTEGQSMGTCPELPGKHNCNTDADCEGGSFKRTGNGEMTGVCVNRTKTCEVLAWCPVEDDRDVPDPPLLLSAENYTLFIKNSVTFPAFGVSRSNLVEDIDSNYISSCLYHPDNAPLCPIFKLGDIIKLSGLNFQTVAKVGGAIGIVVDWTCNFDVHVKHCKPEYTFHGLYGSKEGASVGYNFRFARHYMEDKIQKRTLLKVFGIRFDIIVQSLARKFDIIPTLTAIGSGVGIFGVATVVCDLVLLYLLPKREFYKNMKFKYTDTQVQQDSESVGVDTNVYYTLEANAKQAQGKDQSKDPDSEAGSTETDVSKK; encoded by the exons GTGGGTTTTCATCTATGAGAAAGGTTACCAGTCCACAGACACGGCCGTCAGCTCCGTCTTCACCAAAATGAAAGGAGTGGGCTACACCAACGACAGCGGGGGAGAGAGAGTCTGGGACGTGGCTGATTATGTCTTCCCTTCACAG GGAGACTCATCATTTGTAGTGATGACAAACTATATCATGACTGAAGGTCAGTCAATGGGAACCTGTCCAGAG CTCCCGGGCAAGCACAACTGCAATACAGACGCCGACTGTGAAGGAGGGAGTTTCAAACGTACGGGAAACG GAGAAATGACTGGAGTCTGCGTGAACAGGACTAAGACCTGTGAAGTGCTGGCCTGGTGTCCAGTGGAGGACGATCGCGACGTACCAGA tcctCCTCTGTTGTTGTCTGCAGAGAACTACACTCTGTTCATCAAAAACTCCGTCACTTTCCCCGCATTCGGCGTCTCAAG GAGCAACCTAGTGGAGGACATAGACTCTAACTACATCAGCAGTTGCCTTTATCATCCAGACAACGCTCCCCTGTGCCCTATATTCAAACTGGGAGACATTATTAAACTTTCTGGCTTAAACTTTCAAACAGTAGCTAAAGTG GGTGGAGCCATCGGGATTGTGGTCGACTGGACGTGTAACTTTGACGTGCATGTAAAACACTGTAAACCAGAGTACACCTTTCATGGACTCTATGGAAGCAAAGAAGGCGCTTCAGTGGGCTACAATTTTAG GTTTGCAAGGCATTATATGGAGGACAAAATTCAGAAAAGAACACTTCTGAAAGTGTTTGGCATCAGGTTTGACATCATCGTCCAGTCACTT GCGCGGAAATTTGATATCATCCCTACCCTCACAGCCATCGGCTCTGGAGTGGGAATTTTTGGAGTG GCGACTGTAGTGTGTGACTTGGTGCTGCTCTATTTGCTACCGAAAAGAGAATTTTACAAGAACATGAAATTCAAATACACGGACACACAAGTACAG CAGGACAGCGAGTCGGTTGGTGTAGACACAAACGTCTATTACACCCTTGAAGCAAATGCAAAACAGGCTCAAGGCAAAGACCAGTCCAAA GATCCTGATTCAGAGGCAGGTAGCACAGAGACTGATGTGTCTAAA AAGTGA
- the p2rx1 gene encoding P2X purinoceptor 1 isoform X5 encodes MKGVGYTNDSGGERVWDVADYVFPSQGDSSFVVMTNYIMTEGQSMGTCPELPGKHNCNTDADCEGGSFKRTGNGEMTGVCVNRTKTCEVLAWCPVEDDRDVPDPPLLLSAENYTLFIKNSVTFPAFGVSRSNLVEDIDSNYISSCLYHPDNAPLCPIFKLGDIIKLSGLNFQTVAKVGGAIGIVVDWTCNFDVHVKHCKPEYTFHGLYGSKEGASVGYNFRFARHYMEDKIQKRTLLKVFGIRFDIIVQSLARKFDIIPTLTAIGSGVGIFGVATVVCDLVLLYLLPKREFYKNMKFKYTDTQVQQDSESVGVDTNVYYTLEANAKQAQGKDQSKDPDSEAGSTETDVSKK; translated from the exons ATGAAAGGAGTGGGCTACACCAACGACAGCGGGGGAGAGAGAGTCTGGGACGTGGCTGATTATGTCTTCCCTTCACAG GGAGACTCATCATTTGTAGTGATGACAAACTATATCATGACTGAAGGTCAGTCAATGGGAACCTGTCCAGAG CTCCCGGGCAAGCACAACTGCAATACAGACGCCGACTGTGAAGGAGGGAGTTTCAAACGTACGGGAAACG GAGAAATGACTGGAGTCTGCGTGAACAGGACTAAGACCTGTGAAGTGCTGGCCTGGTGTCCAGTGGAGGACGATCGCGACGTACCAGA tcctCCTCTGTTGTTGTCTGCAGAGAACTACACTCTGTTCATCAAAAACTCCGTCACTTTCCCCGCATTCGGCGTCTCAAG GAGCAACCTAGTGGAGGACATAGACTCTAACTACATCAGCAGTTGCCTTTATCATCCAGACAACGCTCCCCTGTGCCCTATATTCAAACTGGGAGACATTATTAAACTTTCTGGCTTAAACTTTCAAACAGTAGCTAAAGTG GGTGGAGCCATCGGGATTGTGGTCGACTGGACGTGTAACTTTGACGTGCATGTAAAACACTGTAAACCAGAGTACACCTTTCATGGACTCTATGGAAGCAAAGAAGGCGCTTCAGTGGGCTACAATTTTAG GTTTGCAAGGCATTATATGGAGGACAAAATTCAGAAAAGAACACTTCTGAAAGTGTTTGGCATCAGGTTTGACATCATCGTCCAGTCACTT GCGCGGAAATTTGATATCATCCCTACCCTCACAGCCATCGGCTCTGGAGTGGGAATTTTTGGAGTG GCGACTGTAGTGTGTGACTTGGTGCTGCTCTATTTGCTACCGAAAAGAGAATTTTACAAGAACATGAAATTCAAATACACGGACACACAAGTACAG CAGGACAGCGAGTCGGTTGGTGTAGACACAAACGTCTATTACACCCTTGAAGCAAATGCAAAACAGGCTCAAGGCAAAGACCAGTCCAAA GATCCTGATTCAGAGGCAGGTAGCACAGAGACTGATGTGTCTAAA AAGTGA